One genomic window of Micropterus dolomieu isolate WLL.071019.BEF.003 ecotype Adirondacks linkage group LG14, ASM2129224v1, whole genome shotgun sequence includes the following:
- the pms2 gene encoding mismatch repair endonuclease PMS2 isoform X1, with the protein MLNRTFFCEPAGAIKAIDKHSVHQICSGQVVLTLATAVKELVENSIDAGATNIDVRLKECGAELVEVSDNGKGVEEANFEGLTLKHHTSKLRDFADLIHVETFGFRGEALSSLCALSNLSVVTCHESCQVGTKLVFDHKGHLVQQSPHPRQQGSTVSLQQLFYTLPVRHKEFQRNIKKEYAKMIHVLQSYCIISTGVRITCSNQNGQGKRSTVLSTSGSQCMRDNIGAIYGPKQLQSLLPFQQVSPTENVIEEYGLKDADLPKQLFTITGFVSRGDHGVGRSATDRQFFFINNRPCDPLKVAKLVNEVYHMYNRHQYPFVALNIAVASECVDVNVTPDKRQIFLQEEKLLLAILKTSLINMYEVEVNKISLNYMSIPGTKTTSASEIFQVVPSNENMPEPGEDMEPLTQSPKSSVNLADLKVAFSSHHSSNSGNKSSTAKAENRGPTQKTLQSFFKGTVKTPTCSPSAKSPMKLTRDLAQCSPVGKSVLDGFRYGKTLCSETDSEKDSAVSTSDLATPDIQCSPEPVVDSSSVKNETLEETSDNSHIVPEDPELQTEPCSSNQDCTLSPDAKRARTEKLRFPTEHKSNTFSNCFEKSSLTVDAAVCLQRRTVPLQFSLQELAGKVKRLQDQRKQGASEDLRYRRFRAKINPGENQSAEEELRKEINKDMFKQMEIIGQFNLGFIITKLNSDIFMIDQHATDEKYNFEMLQQHTVLKGQKLIVPQKLHLTAVSENVLIENIEIFRKNGFEFLVDEDAQVMERVRLVSLPTSKNWTFGPSDIEELIFMLSDSPGVMCRPSRVRQMFASRACRKSVMVGTALSVSEMKKLLVHMGEIEHPWNCPHGRPTMRHLANLDIISQD; encoded by the exons ATGTTAAACCGTacattttt CTGTGAACCTGCCGGAGCCATCAAGGCCATTGACAAGCACTCAGTGCATCAGATCTGCTCAGGACAGGTGGTGCTGACATTGGCCACTGCTGTCAAAGAGCTGGTGGAAAACAGCATTGATGCAGGGGCCACCAACATTG ATGTCCGACTGAAGGAGTGTGGAGCTGAACTAGTGGAAGTGTCAGACAATGGCAAAGGGGTAGAAGAGGCCAACTTTGAAGGACTGA CATTGAAACATCACACGTCAAAGCTAAGGGATTTCGCCGATCTCATCCATGTGGAAACATTTGGCTTCAGAGGTGAAGCCCTCAGCTCTTTATGTGCTCTGAG TAACCTGAGCGTGGTGACATGCCATGAGTCCTGCCAGGTGGGGACCAAGCTGGTGTTTGACCACAAAGGTCACCTAGTGCAGCAGTCACCCCATCCCCGGCAGCAGGGCTCCACAGTCAGCCTGCAGCAGCTCTTCTACACGCTGCCTGTTCGACACAAGGAGTTCCAGCGCAATATTAAGAAG GAGTATGCCAAAATGATACATGTCCTGCAGTCCTACTGTATCATCTCTACAGGAGTGCGTATTACCTGCTCCAACCAAAATGGGCAGGGAAAGCGCAGCACAGTACTCAGCACCAGTGGCAGCCAGTGTATGAGAGACAACATAGGGGCCATATATGGACCAAAACAG CTACAGAGTCTTCTGCCTTTTCAGCAAGTGTCCCCCACAGAAAATGTTATTGAAGAATATGGACTCAAAGATGCAGATCTACCCAAACAGCTTTTTAC CATCACAGGGTTTGTGTCACGAGGAGACCACGGTGTTGGGAGAAGTGCCACAGACAGGCAGTTCTTTTTCATTAACAACCGGCCATGTGATCCCCTTAAG GTGGCCAAACTTGTGAATGAAGTGTATCATATGTACAACAGACATCAATATCCATTTGTTGCCTTGAATATAGCTGTTGCCTCTG AGTGTGTGGATGTGAACGTAACGCCAGACAAACGTCAGATTTTCCTTCAGGAGGAGAAACTCTTGCTGGCTATTCTAAAGACCTCTCTCATCAACATGTATGAGGTTGAAGTCAATAAGATCAGCCTGAACTACATGTCCATACCCGGCACCA aaacaacgtCTGCATCAGAAATATTTCAGGTTGTCCCGTCTAATGAGAACATGCCAGAACCTGGAGAGGACATGGAACCACTGACTCAGAGCCCAAAGTCGTCCGTAAACCTGGCCGACCTAAAGGTGGCTTTTTCAAGTCATCACAGCTCCAATTCTGGGAACAAGTCAAGTACGGCAAAAGCTGAAAACCGTGGCccaacacagaaaacactgcagtctttttttaaaggcaCTGTCAAAACTCCTACCTGCAGCCCAAGTGCAAAATCTCCTATGAAACTCACAAGAGATCTAGCTCAATGCTCCCCTGTGGGAAAGTCTGTGCTTGATGGGTTCAGGTACGGAAAGACGTTATGCAGTGAAACAGACTCTGAAAAAGACAGTGCTGTGTCCACTTCTGACTTGGCAACCCCAGATATTCAGTGTTCTCCTGAACCGGTTGTTGACAGCTCCAGTGTAAAAAATGAAACACTTGAAGAAACATCAGACAATAGTCACATTGTTCCAGAGGACCCAGAGTTACAGACTGAGCCATGCTCTTCCAATCAGGACTGTACTCTGAGCCCAGATGCCAAGAGGGCCAGGACAGAGAAACTACGTTTCCCTACAGAACACAAATCCAACACTTTTTCAAACTGTTTTGAGAAATCCTCCTTGACGGTGGACGCTGCAGTCTGCCTGCAGAGGAGGACGGTGCCTCTCCAGTTTTCTCTACAAGAGCTGGCAGGGAAGGTGAAGAGGTTGCAGGACCAGCGGAAACAGGGGGCCAGTGAGGATCTGCGTTATCGACGTTTCAGGGCCAAGATTAACCCTGGAGAAAACCAAAGTGCTGAGGAAGAGCTCAGGAAAGAGATCAA TAAAGACATGTTCAAACAGATGGAGATCATCGGCCAGTTTAACCTGGGCTTCATTATCACCAAACTCAACTCGGACATTTTCATGATTGACCAGCATGCCACAGATGAGAAATACAACTTTGAGATGCTGCAGCAGCACACTGTGCTCAAAGGACAGAAACTCATAGT CCCTCAGAAGCTCCACCTCACTGCTGTCAGTGAAAATGTACTCATAGAGAACATTGAGATTTTCAGAAAGAATGGCTTTGAATTTCTCGTCGATGAGGACG CTCAGGTGATGGAGAGGGTTAGGCTGGTGTCTCTGCCCACCAGTAAGAACTGGACATTTGGCCCATCCGACATCGAAGAGCTGATCTTCATGTTGAGTGACAGCCCAGGGGTCATGTGTCGACCATCCCGCGTCAGGCAGATGTTTGCCTCTCGAGCCTGTAGAAAATCT GTGATGGTCGGCACTGCTCTGAGTGTCAGTGAGATGAAGAAGCTCCTGGTTCACATGGGGGAGATTGAGCATCCGTGGAACTGTCCTCATGGCAGACCCACCATGAGACACCTTGCCAACCTGGACATCATCTCACAGGACTGA
- the pms2 gene encoding mismatch repair endonuclease PMS2 isoform X3 — protein sequence MSDACCEPAGAIKAIDKHSVHQICSGQVVLTLATAVKELVENSIDAGATNIDVRLKECGAELVEVSDNGKGVEEANFEGLTLKHHTSKLRDFADLIHVETFGFRGEALSSLCALSNLSVVTCHESCQVGTKLVFDHKGHLVQQSPHPRQQGSTVSLQQLFYTLPVRHKEFQRNIKKEYAKMIHVLQSYCIISTGVRITCSNQNGQGKRSTVLSTSGSQCMRDNIGAIYGPKQLQSLLPFQQVSPTENVIEEYGLKDADLPKQLFTITGFVSRGDHGVGRSATDRQFFFINNRPCDPLKVAKLVNEVYHMYNRHQYPFVALNIAVASECVDVNVTPDKRQIFLQEEKLLLAILKTSLINMYEVEVNKISLNYMSIPGTKTTSASEIFQVVPSNENMPEPGEDMEPLTQSPKSSVNLADLKVAFSSHHSSNSGNKSSTAKAENRGPTQKTLQSFFKGTVKTPTCSPSAKSPMKLTRDLAQCSPVGKSVLDGFRYGKTLCSETDSEKDSAVSTSDLATPDIQCSPEPVVDSSSVKNETLEETSDNSHIVPEDPELQTEPCSSNQDCTLSPDAKRARTEKLRFPTEHKSNTFSNCFEKSSLTVDAAVCLQRRTVPLQFSLQELAGKVKRLQDQRKQGASEDLRYRRFRAKINPGENQSAEEELRKEINKDMFKQMEIIGQFNLGFIITKLNSDIFMIDQHATDEKYNFEMLQQHTVLKGQKLIVPQKLHLTAVSENVLIENIEIFRKNGFEFLVDEDAQVMERVRLVSLPTSKNWTFGPSDIEELIFMLSDSPGVMCRPSRVRQMFASRACRKSVMVGTALSVSEMKKLLVHMGEIEHPWNCPHGRPTMRHLANLDIISQD from the exons ATGTCTGATGCTTg CTGTGAACCTGCCGGAGCCATCAAGGCCATTGACAAGCACTCAGTGCATCAGATCTGCTCAGGACAGGTGGTGCTGACATTGGCCACTGCTGTCAAAGAGCTGGTGGAAAACAGCATTGATGCAGGGGCCACCAACATTG ATGTCCGACTGAAGGAGTGTGGAGCTGAACTAGTGGAAGTGTCAGACAATGGCAAAGGGGTAGAAGAGGCCAACTTTGAAGGACTGA CATTGAAACATCACACGTCAAAGCTAAGGGATTTCGCCGATCTCATCCATGTGGAAACATTTGGCTTCAGAGGTGAAGCCCTCAGCTCTTTATGTGCTCTGAG TAACCTGAGCGTGGTGACATGCCATGAGTCCTGCCAGGTGGGGACCAAGCTGGTGTTTGACCACAAAGGTCACCTAGTGCAGCAGTCACCCCATCCCCGGCAGCAGGGCTCCACAGTCAGCCTGCAGCAGCTCTTCTACACGCTGCCTGTTCGACACAAGGAGTTCCAGCGCAATATTAAGAAG GAGTATGCCAAAATGATACATGTCCTGCAGTCCTACTGTATCATCTCTACAGGAGTGCGTATTACCTGCTCCAACCAAAATGGGCAGGGAAAGCGCAGCACAGTACTCAGCACCAGTGGCAGCCAGTGTATGAGAGACAACATAGGGGCCATATATGGACCAAAACAG CTACAGAGTCTTCTGCCTTTTCAGCAAGTGTCCCCCACAGAAAATGTTATTGAAGAATATGGACTCAAAGATGCAGATCTACCCAAACAGCTTTTTAC CATCACAGGGTTTGTGTCACGAGGAGACCACGGTGTTGGGAGAAGTGCCACAGACAGGCAGTTCTTTTTCATTAACAACCGGCCATGTGATCCCCTTAAG GTGGCCAAACTTGTGAATGAAGTGTATCATATGTACAACAGACATCAATATCCATTTGTTGCCTTGAATATAGCTGTTGCCTCTG AGTGTGTGGATGTGAACGTAACGCCAGACAAACGTCAGATTTTCCTTCAGGAGGAGAAACTCTTGCTGGCTATTCTAAAGACCTCTCTCATCAACATGTATGAGGTTGAAGTCAATAAGATCAGCCTGAACTACATGTCCATACCCGGCACCA aaacaacgtCTGCATCAGAAATATTTCAGGTTGTCCCGTCTAATGAGAACATGCCAGAACCTGGAGAGGACATGGAACCACTGACTCAGAGCCCAAAGTCGTCCGTAAACCTGGCCGACCTAAAGGTGGCTTTTTCAAGTCATCACAGCTCCAATTCTGGGAACAAGTCAAGTACGGCAAAAGCTGAAAACCGTGGCccaacacagaaaacactgcagtctttttttaaaggcaCTGTCAAAACTCCTACCTGCAGCCCAAGTGCAAAATCTCCTATGAAACTCACAAGAGATCTAGCTCAATGCTCCCCTGTGGGAAAGTCTGTGCTTGATGGGTTCAGGTACGGAAAGACGTTATGCAGTGAAACAGACTCTGAAAAAGACAGTGCTGTGTCCACTTCTGACTTGGCAACCCCAGATATTCAGTGTTCTCCTGAACCGGTTGTTGACAGCTCCAGTGTAAAAAATGAAACACTTGAAGAAACATCAGACAATAGTCACATTGTTCCAGAGGACCCAGAGTTACAGACTGAGCCATGCTCTTCCAATCAGGACTGTACTCTGAGCCCAGATGCCAAGAGGGCCAGGACAGAGAAACTACGTTTCCCTACAGAACACAAATCCAACACTTTTTCAAACTGTTTTGAGAAATCCTCCTTGACGGTGGACGCTGCAGTCTGCCTGCAGAGGAGGACGGTGCCTCTCCAGTTTTCTCTACAAGAGCTGGCAGGGAAGGTGAAGAGGTTGCAGGACCAGCGGAAACAGGGGGCCAGTGAGGATCTGCGTTATCGACGTTTCAGGGCCAAGATTAACCCTGGAGAAAACCAAAGTGCTGAGGAAGAGCTCAGGAAAGAGATCAA TAAAGACATGTTCAAACAGATGGAGATCATCGGCCAGTTTAACCTGGGCTTCATTATCACCAAACTCAACTCGGACATTTTCATGATTGACCAGCATGCCACAGATGAGAAATACAACTTTGAGATGCTGCAGCAGCACACTGTGCTCAAAGGACAGAAACTCATAGT CCCTCAGAAGCTCCACCTCACTGCTGTCAGTGAAAATGTACTCATAGAGAACATTGAGATTTTCAGAAAGAATGGCTTTGAATTTCTCGTCGATGAGGACG CTCAGGTGATGGAGAGGGTTAGGCTGGTGTCTCTGCCCACCAGTAAGAACTGGACATTTGGCCCATCCGACATCGAAGAGCTGATCTTCATGTTGAGTGACAGCCCAGGGGTCATGTGTCGACCATCCCGCGTCAGGCAGATGTTTGCCTCTCGAGCCTGTAGAAAATCT GTGATGGTCGGCACTGCTCTGAGTGTCAGTGAGATGAAGAAGCTCCTGGTTCACATGGGGGAGATTGAGCATCCGTGGAACTGTCCTCATGGCAGACCCACCATGAGACACCTTGCCAACCTGGACATCATCTCACAGGACTGA
- the pms2 gene encoding mismatch repair endonuclease PMS2 isoform X4: MLNRTFFCEPAGAIKAIDKHSVHQICSGQVVLTLATAVKELVENSIDAGATNIDVRLKECGAELVEVSDNGKGVEEANFEGLTLKHHTSKLRDFADLIHVETFGFRGEALSSLCALSNLSVVTCHESCQVGTKLVFDHKGHLVQQSPHPRQQGSTVSLQQLFYTLPVRHKEFQRNIKKEYAKMIHVLQSYCIISTGVRITCSNQNGQGKRSTVLSTSGSQCMRDNIGAIYGPKQLQSLLPFQQVSPTENVIEEYGLKDADLPKQLFTITGFVSRGDHGVGRSATDRQFFFINNRPCDPLKVAKLVNEVYHMYNRHQYPFVALNIAVASECVDVNVTPDKRQIFLQEEKLLLAILKTSLINMYEVEVNKISLNYMSIPGTKIFQVVPSNENMPEPGEDMEPLTQSPKSSVNLADLKVAFSSHHSSNSGNKSSTAKAENRGPTQKTLQSFFKGTVKTPTCSPSAKSPMKLTRDLAQCSPVGKSVLDGFRYGKTLCSETDSEKDSAVSTSDLATPDIQCSPEPVVDSSSVKNETLEETSDNSHIVPEDPELQTEPCSSNQDCTLSPDAKRARTEKLRFPTEHKSNTFSNCFEKSSLTVDAAVCLQRRTVPLQFSLQELAGKVKRLQDQRKQGASEDLRYRRFRAKINPGENQSAEEELRKEINKDMFKQMEIIGQFNLGFIITKLNSDIFMIDQHATDEKYNFEMLQQHTVLKGQKLIVPQKLHLTAVSENVLIENIEIFRKNGFEFLVDEDAQVMERVRLVSLPTSKNWTFGPSDIEELIFMLSDSPGVMCRPSRVRQMFASRACRKSVMVGTALSVSEMKKLLVHMGEIEHPWNCPHGRPTMRHLANLDIISQD, encoded by the exons ATGTTAAACCGTacattttt CTGTGAACCTGCCGGAGCCATCAAGGCCATTGACAAGCACTCAGTGCATCAGATCTGCTCAGGACAGGTGGTGCTGACATTGGCCACTGCTGTCAAAGAGCTGGTGGAAAACAGCATTGATGCAGGGGCCACCAACATTG ATGTCCGACTGAAGGAGTGTGGAGCTGAACTAGTGGAAGTGTCAGACAATGGCAAAGGGGTAGAAGAGGCCAACTTTGAAGGACTGA CATTGAAACATCACACGTCAAAGCTAAGGGATTTCGCCGATCTCATCCATGTGGAAACATTTGGCTTCAGAGGTGAAGCCCTCAGCTCTTTATGTGCTCTGAG TAACCTGAGCGTGGTGACATGCCATGAGTCCTGCCAGGTGGGGACCAAGCTGGTGTTTGACCACAAAGGTCACCTAGTGCAGCAGTCACCCCATCCCCGGCAGCAGGGCTCCACAGTCAGCCTGCAGCAGCTCTTCTACACGCTGCCTGTTCGACACAAGGAGTTCCAGCGCAATATTAAGAAG GAGTATGCCAAAATGATACATGTCCTGCAGTCCTACTGTATCATCTCTACAGGAGTGCGTATTACCTGCTCCAACCAAAATGGGCAGGGAAAGCGCAGCACAGTACTCAGCACCAGTGGCAGCCAGTGTATGAGAGACAACATAGGGGCCATATATGGACCAAAACAG CTACAGAGTCTTCTGCCTTTTCAGCAAGTGTCCCCCACAGAAAATGTTATTGAAGAATATGGACTCAAAGATGCAGATCTACCCAAACAGCTTTTTAC CATCACAGGGTTTGTGTCACGAGGAGACCACGGTGTTGGGAGAAGTGCCACAGACAGGCAGTTCTTTTTCATTAACAACCGGCCATGTGATCCCCTTAAG GTGGCCAAACTTGTGAATGAAGTGTATCATATGTACAACAGACATCAATATCCATTTGTTGCCTTGAATATAGCTGTTGCCTCTG AGTGTGTGGATGTGAACGTAACGCCAGACAAACGTCAGATTTTCCTTCAGGAGGAGAAACTCTTGCTGGCTATTCTAAAGACCTCTCTCATCAACATGTATGAGGTTGAAGTCAATAAGATCAGCCTGAACTACATGTCCATACCCGGCACCA AAATATTTCAGGTTGTCCCGTCTAATGAGAACATGCCAGAACCTGGAGAGGACATGGAACCACTGACTCAGAGCCCAAAGTCGTCCGTAAACCTGGCCGACCTAAAGGTGGCTTTTTCAAGTCATCACAGCTCCAATTCTGGGAACAAGTCAAGTACGGCAAAAGCTGAAAACCGTGGCccaacacagaaaacactgcagtctttttttaaaggcaCTGTCAAAACTCCTACCTGCAGCCCAAGTGCAAAATCTCCTATGAAACTCACAAGAGATCTAGCTCAATGCTCCCCTGTGGGAAAGTCTGTGCTTGATGGGTTCAGGTACGGAAAGACGTTATGCAGTGAAACAGACTCTGAAAAAGACAGTGCTGTGTCCACTTCTGACTTGGCAACCCCAGATATTCAGTGTTCTCCTGAACCGGTTGTTGACAGCTCCAGTGTAAAAAATGAAACACTTGAAGAAACATCAGACAATAGTCACATTGTTCCAGAGGACCCAGAGTTACAGACTGAGCCATGCTCTTCCAATCAGGACTGTACTCTGAGCCCAGATGCCAAGAGGGCCAGGACAGAGAAACTACGTTTCCCTACAGAACACAAATCCAACACTTTTTCAAACTGTTTTGAGAAATCCTCCTTGACGGTGGACGCTGCAGTCTGCCTGCAGAGGAGGACGGTGCCTCTCCAGTTTTCTCTACAAGAGCTGGCAGGGAAGGTGAAGAGGTTGCAGGACCAGCGGAAACAGGGGGCCAGTGAGGATCTGCGTTATCGACGTTTCAGGGCCAAGATTAACCCTGGAGAAAACCAAAGTGCTGAGGAAGAGCTCAGGAAAGAGATCAA TAAAGACATGTTCAAACAGATGGAGATCATCGGCCAGTTTAACCTGGGCTTCATTATCACCAAACTCAACTCGGACATTTTCATGATTGACCAGCATGCCACAGATGAGAAATACAACTTTGAGATGCTGCAGCAGCACACTGTGCTCAAAGGACAGAAACTCATAGT CCCTCAGAAGCTCCACCTCACTGCTGTCAGTGAAAATGTACTCATAGAGAACATTGAGATTTTCAGAAAGAATGGCTTTGAATTTCTCGTCGATGAGGACG CTCAGGTGATGGAGAGGGTTAGGCTGGTGTCTCTGCCCACCAGTAAGAACTGGACATTTGGCCCATCCGACATCGAAGAGCTGATCTTCATGTTGAGTGACAGCCCAGGGGTCATGTGTCGACCATCCCGCGTCAGGCAGATGTTTGCCTCTCGAGCCTGTAGAAAATCT GTGATGGTCGGCACTGCTCTGAGTGTCAGTGAGATGAAGAAGCTCCTGGTTCACATGGGGGAGATTGAGCATCCGTGGAACTGTCCTCATGGCAGACCCACCATGAGACACCTTGCCAACCTGGACATCATCTCACAGGACTGA